A part of Tessaracoccus timonensis genomic DNA contains:
- the cydC gene encoding thiol reductant ABC exporter subunit CydC has translation MIRFMRDLLRAVPGGRARFALATLLAAAASACSVALMGVSAWLISRAAEFPPVLYLQAAAVGVRAFGIGRGAARYAERLVGHDVALRVVGVLRSRTYDKLSRTTLIGRRQGDLLTRVVQDIAAVQDVVVRVALPALSASLVIVATTVLLGSFNPLSAAVLFVTAVVAGILVPILAQRMSHAVDRAAVATRGELADATRELALVGPDLVANNAEARTVAAMLDIDDRLRRQEARGAWVRGLATAAQIVAAGIAVVAALWIGGEAVAAGTLKPRLLAVLVLTPLALHEVFQDFTKAAQTYTRAKASIERVQQVLDAEPVGTGDVLPGDGVKVQLRDVTVGWPGGEPVLEHLSLTVAPGEKVALVGPSGVGKTTVAATLMGLIPPLAGEVERAGRVGYLAQDAHIFATTVAENVRIGNKDATDDDVRLALQRAGLRLDPERVVGEGGSTLSGGERRRLALARVLAAERDLIILDEPTEHLDHDTAAHLMTDVWEAAAGHPVLVITHDEDVMRACDRVVRLP, from the coding sequence ATGATCCGCTTCATGCGTGACCTCCTGCGCGCCGTCCCCGGCGGACGCGCGCGGTTCGCACTCGCCACGCTGCTGGCCGCCGCCGCGTCGGCGTGCTCCGTCGCACTCATGGGCGTGTCGGCATGGCTGATTTCCCGCGCGGCGGAGTTCCCGCCCGTGCTCTACCTCCAAGCCGCCGCCGTCGGCGTGCGGGCGTTCGGCATCGGGCGCGGCGCGGCGCGTTACGCAGAACGCCTCGTCGGCCACGACGTCGCGCTCCGCGTCGTGGGCGTGCTGCGCTCCCGCACCTACGACAAACTCTCTCGCACCACCCTCATCGGCCGCCGCCAGGGCGACCTCCTCACCCGCGTCGTGCAAGACATCGCCGCCGTCCAAGACGTGGTGGTCCGCGTCGCACTGCCGGCGCTGTCGGCGTCGCTGGTGATCGTCGCCACGACGGTGTTGCTGGGCAGCTTCAACCCGCTCAGCGCCGCGGTGCTGTTCGTGACCGCCGTGGTGGCCGGCATCCTGGTGCCCATCCTCGCGCAGCGGATGAGTCACGCCGTCGACCGCGCCGCCGTCGCCACGCGAGGCGAGCTCGCGGATGCGACGAGGGAACTCGCGCTAGTCGGGCCGGACCTCGTGGCGAACAACGCCGAAGCGCGCACCGTCGCCGCGATGCTCGACATCGACGACCGCCTCCGCCGGCAGGAGGCGCGCGGCGCCTGGGTGCGGGGGCTCGCCACGGCGGCGCAGATCGTCGCGGCAGGAATCGCCGTCGTCGCGGCACTGTGGATTGGCGGCGAGGCGGTGGCCGCGGGCACGCTGAAACCGCGCCTGCTCGCCGTACTCGTGCTCACGCCGCTCGCGCTGCACGAGGTGTTCCAGGACTTCACGAAGGCAGCGCAGACCTATACGCGCGCCAAGGCCTCCATCGAGCGGGTCCAGCAGGTGCTCGACGCCGAGCCCGTCGGCACCGGCGACGTGCTCCCTGGCGACGGGGTGAAGGTGCAGCTGCGCGACGTCACCGTCGGTTGGCCAGGCGGCGAGCCGGTGCTCGAGCACCTTAGCCTCACCGTCGCGCCTGGCGAGAAGGTGGCGCTGGTCGGGCCGTCGGGTGTGGGCAAGACCACCGTCGCGGCCACCCTCATGGGCCTGATTCCGCCGCTCGCGGGCGAGGTGGAACGCGCCGGCCGCGTCGGATATCTCGCGCAAGACGCACACATCTTCGCCACTACCGTCGCGGAGAATGTGCGCATCGGCAATAAGGACGCCACCGACGACGACGTGCGCCTGGCGCTGCAGCGGGCGGGATTGCGGCTCGACCCGGAGCGCGTCGTCGGCGAGGGGGGATCCACGTTGTCAGGGGGCGAGCGACGGCGCCTCGCGCTCGCCCGCGTGCTGGCCGCCGAGCGTGATCTCATCATCCTCGACGAGCCCACCGAGCACCTCGACCACGACACCGCAGCGCATCTCATGACCGACGTGTGGGAGGCCGCCGCTGGGCACCCCGTGCTCGTCATCACCCACGACGAGGACGTCATGCGCGCCTGCGACCGCGTCGTGCGACTGCCGTAG
- a CDS encoding type II toxin-antitoxin system HipA family toxin, whose translation MNLTEVECAIVRKAGRVAATLTRDSDGVTFAYIDGYAGSPVATTLPVDAPPVVTQPGQLPAFFTGLLPEGRRLTALRQSVKTSVDDEFSLLLAVGGNTVGDVTVLPDGTDPTPIPALISGDEINFAKLREHTGLVDRTGLAGAQDKASGAMMSLPVKLGGTDAIVKLDPPEYPLATVNEHFFLKLARGLRQPVAHSELITDVNGETGLVVRRFDRVPEPVAVEDACQLAGRYPADKYRMTAADVINVVAEVCPARLVAMQAVFQQFVFAWLTGNGDLHAKNVSVLQTHDGEWRVAPIYDIPSTLPHGDRTSALAVAGARENLTRRTFLRLADEVGLPERAASRAIDEALRATQSCIDSVSTGTLPYSAHVVRQWTRQLRRRRTDLAG comes from the coding sequence ATGAACCTCACCGAAGTCGAGTGCGCGATCGTGCGGAAAGCCGGACGCGTCGCAGCCACCCTGACCCGCGACAGCGACGGTGTGACCTTCGCGTATATCGACGGGTACGCCGGGTCGCCCGTCGCAACGACGCTCCCTGTGGACGCGCCACCTGTTGTTACGCAGCCAGGGCAGCTTCCAGCATTCTTCACAGGGCTACTGCCCGAGGGCCGCCGGCTCACGGCACTGCGCCAGAGCGTAAAAACCAGCGTTGACGACGAGTTTTCCCTGCTGCTGGCGGTCGGCGGCAACACCGTTGGCGACGTCACCGTGCTGCCCGACGGCACCGACCCCACACCCATCCCTGCGCTCATCAGCGGCGACGAAATCAACTTCGCCAAGCTAAGGGAACACACCGGCCTCGTGGATCGCACGGGCCTCGCCGGCGCCCAAGACAAGGCCTCGGGTGCCATGATGTCGCTTCCCGTGAAGCTTGGCGGCACGGACGCGATCGTCAAGCTCGATCCCCCTGAGTATCCGCTGGCTACGGTCAACGAGCACTTCTTCCTGAAGCTTGCCCGTGGCCTGCGGCAGCCCGTCGCGCACAGCGAGCTGATCACCGACGTCAACGGTGAGACAGGCCTTGTCGTCCGGCGGTTCGACCGCGTGCCTGAACCGGTAGCCGTCGAGGACGCCTGCCAGCTGGCGGGCCGGTATCCCGCCGACAAGTATCGCATGACCGCCGCCGATGTCATCAACGTCGTCGCAGAGGTGTGCCCCGCTCGACTCGTCGCGATGCAGGCCGTCTTTCAGCAGTTCGTGTTCGCGTGGCTCACCGGCAATGGCGATCTCCACGCGAAGAACGTGTCCGTGCTGCAAACCCACGACGGCGAGTGGCGCGTCGCGCCCATCTACGACATCCCGTCGACGCTCCCCCATGGCGATCGGACTTCGGCACTCGCCGTGGCTGGCGCACGGGAGAACCTCACGCGACGCACGTTCCTGCGCCTTGCCGATGAAGTGGGGCTCCCGGAGCGCGCAGCGAGCAGAGCCATCGACGAAGCGCTGCGCGCCACGCAGTCGTGTATCGACAGCGTGAGCACGGGGACGCTGCCCTACTCGGCGCACGTCGTGCGGCAGTGGACGCGCCAGCTTCGTCGCCGCAGAACCGATTTGGCCGGATGA
- the cydD gene encoding thiol reductant ABC exporter subunit CydD → MPGPIHPRLLQRAAATRRYLVAAVVVGVVTALLVTAQAWLITTGITQTFALRHLPDGWPILLLLLSAVFLARAALAWVNAWLSHRSAAAVKSQLRRDIVAAHLRTPVGGAPSASLMRLVTRGLDDLDGYFSKYLPQLGLAATVPFIVGTFVLWADVTSAIIMAITLPLIPLFMALIGWTTQKATKRSFAMADRLANHFADLIAGLPTLQAFARAKAQKRGVDLSEERYAQATMRVLRVSFLSSLALELLASLSVAVIAVTIGFRLVFDEVSFFTALFVLVLAPEAYLPVRMVGTHFHDSADGVAAADAAFAIIDGAPTHDGTAPAPRSGALRFDDVTFAYPSADAPVLAHFNLELSEREIVALTGTSGGGKTTALALAMGFLTPSEGRVSVGGTDLADVELATWREQVAYVAQDPGLVRGTVGENVRLGAPEATDEEIVDVLRLAGADFGLDKAVADDSEGLSAGERRRVALARALLRIRHGARLLILDEPTAGLDSDREAHVVDAVRASGASALIVSHRPAVLQAADRIVEWQGVTP, encoded by the coding sequence ATGCCCGGACCGATTCATCCCCGATTGCTCCAACGCGCCGCAGCCACGCGCAGGTACCTCGTCGCGGCTGTGGTCGTCGGTGTGGTCACTGCCTTGCTGGTCACCGCGCAGGCGTGGCTCATCACCACGGGCATCACGCAAACCTTCGCACTGCGCCACCTCCCCGACGGTTGGCCGATCCTGCTGCTCCTGCTGTCGGCTGTGTTTCTGGCCCGGGCGGCGCTGGCTTGGGTGAATGCGTGGCTCTCGCACCGCTCGGCGGCGGCGGTGAAGTCGCAGCTGCGACGAGACATCGTCGCCGCTCACCTGCGCACGCCGGTGGGCGGGGCGCCGTCGGCGTCGTTGATGCGGCTCGTCACCCGCGGGCTCGACGACCTCGACGGCTACTTCTCGAAATACCTCCCCCAGCTCGGCCTCGCCGCCACGGTGCCGTTCATCGTCGGCACGTTTGTGCTGTGGGCGGACGTGACGTCGGCGATCATCATGGCGATCACGCTGCCGCTCATTCCACTGTTCATGGCGCTCATCGGGTGGACGACGCAGAAGGCGACGAAACGCTCGTTCGCGATGGCCGACCGACTCGCCAACCACTTCGCGGACCTCATCGCGGGCCTGCCAACGCTCCAAGCGTTCGCCCGCGCGAAGGCACAAAAACGCGGCGTCGACCTCAGCGAGGAGCGCTACGCGCAGGCGACGATGCGGGTGCTTCGGGTGTCGTTCCTGTCGTCGCTCGCGCTGGAACTGCTCGCATCGCTGTCGGTGGCGGTGATCGCGGTCACCATCGGCTTCCGGCTGGTATTCGACGAAGTCAGCTTCTTCACCGCACTCTTCGTGCTCGTACTCGCGCCCGAGGCGTACCTACCTGTGCGCATGGTCGGCACGCACTTCCACGACTCCGCCGACGGGGTGGCCGCCGCCGACGCAGCCTTCGCCATCATCGACGGCGCCCCCACCCACGACGGCACCGCGCCGGCGCCGCGCTCCGGGGCACTGCGCTTCGACGACGTCACTTTCGCCTACCCGAGCGCCGACGCCCCCGTGCTCGCCCACTTCAACCTCGAGCTGAGCGAGCGGGAAATCGTCGCGCTCACCGGCACGTCGGGCGGAGGAAAGACGACGGCGCTCGCCTTGGCGATGGGTTTCCTCACCCCCAGCGAGGGGCGGGTGAGTGTCGGGGGCACCGATCTCGCCGACGTCGAGCTCGCGACGTGGCGCGAGCAGGTGGCCTACGTTGCGCAAGACCCGGGGCTGGTGCGAGGCACCGTCGGTGAGAATGTGCGGCTCGGCGCCCCGGAAGCCACCGACGAGGAAATCGTCGACGTGCTGCGGCTCGCGGGGGCTGATTTTGGCCTGGACAAGGCCGTCGCCGATGACAGCGAAGGGCTCTCGGCGGGTGAGCGCCGACGCGTCGCGCTGGCTCGGGCGCTGCTGCGCATCCGGCATGGGGCCAGGCTGCTGATTCTCGACGAGCCCACCGCCGGGCTCGACTCCGACCGCGAGGCGCACGTCGTCGACGCGGTCCGGGCCTCGGGCGCCTCCGCGCTGATTGTCAGCCACCGCCCGGCGGTGCTGCAGGCCGCAGATCGAATCGTGGAGTGGCAAGGGGTGACGCCATGA
- a CDS encoding glycoside hydrolase family 172 protein: MQDHALAGPWQQAALIRPTRTRSISPENFTGAPGEGGKATTGTGAEASRELGVGWKVSPSIKLDAGTTFTLADISGSGCITNIWLTTDMRKMRSLIIRAYWDGDDAPAIEVPLGDFFCHGWNQFAQVSSQMIAVNPHGGCNSYWPMPFRSGARFTIENLSDEDVFVYYQITYEEGPVPEEAAYLHAQWRRSQPVTDGLHVMLEGIEGRGHYAGTYMAWGVNSTGWWGEGELKFYMDDDKDYPTICGTGTEDYFGGAWNFDVPGQGYTTFTTPFLGMPQVIRPDGLYESQQRFGMYRWHTPDPIRFSERLSRVDVQTLGWRSKGRYRQLRDDVATTAFFYLDRTSTNRPAAPTADEMEP, encoded by the coding sequence ATGCAAGACCATGCACTCGCCGGCCCGTGGCAGCAGGCCGCACTGATTCGCCCCACGCGCACACGCTCGATTTCCCCCGAGAACTTCACCGGCGCCCCCGGCGAGGGCGGCAAGGCCACCACGGGCACCGGCGCGGAGGCTTCCCGCGAACTGGGCGTCGGGTGGAAGGTCTCCCCTAGCATCAAGCTCGATGCCGGCACCACCTTCACCCTCGCCGACATCAGCGGCTCCGGCTGCATCACCAACATCTGGCTCACCACCGACATGCGCAAGATGCGCTCGCTCATCATCCGCGCGTACTGGGATGGCGACGATGCACCCGCCATCGAGGTGCCCCTCGGCGACTTCTTCTGCCACGGCTGGAACCAGTTTGCCCAAGTCAGCTCGCAGATGATCGCCGTCAACCCGCACGGTGGATGCAACTCGTACTGGCCGATGCCGTTCCGCAGCGGGGCCCGCTTCACCATTGAGAACCTGAGCGACGAAGACGTGTTCGTCTACTACCAGATCACATACGAAGAGGGCCCCGTGCCCGAAGAAGCGGCCTACTTGCACGCCCAGTGGCGGCGTTCGCAGCCCGTCACCGACGGCCTTCACGTCATGCTGGAAGGCATCGAGGGCCGCGGGCACTACGCCGGCACCTACATGGCGTGGGGCGTCAACTCCACCGGCTGGTGGGGCGAGGGCGAACTCAAGTTCTACATGGACGATGACAAGGACTACCCCACAATCTGCGGCACCGGCACTGAGGATTACTTCGGAGGCGCATGGAACTTCGACGTGCCCGGCCAGGGCTACACCACGTTCACTACGCCGTTCCTCGGCATGCCGCAGGTGATCCGCCCCGACGGCCTGTACGAAAGCCAGCAGCGCTTCGGCATGTACCGCTGGCACACGCCCGACCCGATCCGCTTCTCCGAGCGCCTCAGCCGTGTCGACGTGCAGACGCTCGGCTGGCGCTCGAAGGGCCGCTACCGTCAGCTGCGCGACGACGTCGCCACCACGGCGTTCTTCTACCTCGACCGCACCTCGACGAACCGACCCGCCGCTCCTACGGCCGACGAGATGGAGCCCTAA
- a CDS encoding helix-turn-helix transcriptional regulator produces MGETGTFEPIGARMDLGATVRERRKDLRLTQQQLADLAGTSERFVRALEHGKPTVQLNHVVAVLDALGLELRAEVRR; encoded by the coding sequence ATGGGAGAAACCGGCACGTTCGAACCGATAGGGGCACGCATGGATTTGGGCGCCACCGTGCGCGAGCGCAGAAAGGATCTGCGCCTCACGCAGCAGCAGCTCGCCGACCTCGCGGGCACCTCAGAGCGCTTCGTCCGCGCGCTCGAGCATGGCAAACCGACGGTGCAGCTGAACCACGTTGTCGCGGTCCTGGACGCGCTCGGGCTCGAGCTTCGCGCAGAGGTCCGACGATGA
- a CDS encoding glycosyltransferase, which produces MDRRLRVAQVTDNYGPGSNGLMVAVQQLEGNLLDAGHEVIVVAPAAKGVNPHAGRAGRTEIRLPSVRVPRMPTRVANGRHFERTIKRLGELQPDVLHVHGFGTVGALGMWAAKQLNIPMMLTWHTDFDAYADHYSSVLPLLTMVLKSFAKISHGGIIDGETIKAAEIRYEDRGKSTASLLGLCAKMLESADLVTTPSPKTLNRCLQIAPTANVICVPNGVDPLPPGPPPVPRGDGPLVLYAGRIAPEKGLPLLIDAFELVAAQRPDAQLMVVGDWQRYPKIKKALAAARDRGHCVLPGEQPRDALGAFYGMADVFAFPSQTDTQALVLHEAALAGLPLVAVDHELQLVLEPGVNGELARPTPASFAAAIMRVIQKLDDPAWKAQASRRSVELASQWTIQSQADEMLRLYADVAAGRAHTSTKA; this is translated from the coding sequence GTGGATCGACGACTGAGAGTGGCGCAGGTCACTGATAACTACGGACCCGGTTCGAACGGGCTCATGGTTGCCGTGCAGCAGCTGGAGGGCAATCTCCTCGACGCTGGGCACGAGGTGATCGTCGTCGCCCCCGCCGCGAAGGGTGTCAACCCGCACGCCGGGCGCGCGGGCCGCACCGAGATCCGCCTCCCCAGCGTGCGAGTGCCCCGGATGCCCACCCGCGTCGCTAACGGTCGGCACTTTGAGCGCACCATCAAACGTCTCGGCGAGCTCCAGCCCGACGTGCTGCACGTGCATGGCTTTGGCACCGTCGGCGCGCTCGGCATGTGGGCCGCCAAGCAGCTGAACATCCCCATGATGCTCACGTGGCACACCGATTTCGACGCTTACGCCGACCACTACTCGTCGGTGCTTCCCCTGCTCACGATGGTGTTGAAGTCGTTTGCGAAGATCTCGCACGGCGGCATCATCGACGGCGAAACCATCAAGGCTGCTGAGATCCGCTACGAGGATCGGGGCAAGTCGACGGCGTCGCTGCTCGGGCTGTGCGCCAAGATGCTGGAGTCGGCAGACCTGGTGACCACACCGTCGCCGAAAACCCTCAACCGCTGCCTACAGATCGCGCCGACGGCGAACGTGATTTGCGTGCCGAACGGCGTTGACCCGCTACCGCCCGGCCCTCCGCCGGTGCCTCGTGGCGACGGGCCCCTCGTGCTGTATGCGGGGCGGATTGCTCCAGAGAAGGGGCTGCCGCTGCTCATCGACGCGTTTGAGCTTGTCGCGGCACAGCGCCCCGACGCGCAGCTCATGGTGGTGGGCGACTGGCAGCGTTACCCGAAGATCAAGAAGGCGCTCGCCGCTGCGCGCGACCGCGGCCATTGCGTGCTGCCCGGCGAGCAGCCGCGCGATGCGCTCGGCGCGTTCTACGGCATGGCTGACGTGTTCGCATTCCCTAGTCAGACGGACACCCAGGCGCTTGTGCTCCACGAGGCTGCACTGGCCGGCCTCCCGCTCGTCGCCGTCGACCACGAACTGCAGTTGGTGCTCGAGCCCGGCGTCAACGGCGAGCTGGCTCGTCCGACGCCGGCTTCCTTCGCTGCCGCCATCATGCGGGTAATCCAGAAGCTCGACGATCCCGCCTGGAAAGCGCAGGCGTCGCGACGCTCCGTCGAGCTGGCCAGCCAGTGGACGATCCAGTCACAGGCCGACGAGATGCTGCGGCTCTACGCCGACGTCGCAGCCGGCCGGGCACACACGTCGACGAAGGCCTGA